Below is a window of Dietzia timorensis DNA.
GGAAGTTGTTGCCCGTGGACGTGCCGAGCGCGGTCTTGAAGTTGTCGAGCGTGAAGTGCGAGGGCAGCGGGTTCTGCGAGAACGTGAACGCGTCGTCGCGGAATGCCGTGATCACCATCCAGTAGAAGGGTGCGAGACCCCAGATGAGGATGAACAGCGCGCCGAGGTAGGGACCGAGCTGCCTGAGCGGGTTCGGCTTGGGGGGCTTCACGACACCGTCGTCATCCAGCGATGTGGCCGGCGACCACGATTCCGCTGCCGCGCCGTGGGAGGTATTCGGTGTGCTCATCAGGCCTCCACCTCGTCCTTCTTCTTCGGTCTCTCGGTACTTTCCTCGACCACATTGGCCCCGAGGAACTTCACCATGACGAACGCGACGACGAAGATCAGCAGGAAGATCAGCGTCGACAGGGCGGAGGCGTTGTTCGCGTTGCCGAGGCGGATCTCGTTGACCACGAGCTGCGAGATGGTCGCGGTAGGCGAGTTCGAGTTGCCGGAAATGAGGATTACCGGGAGGTCATACATCCGTAGAGCATCGAGCGTACGGAACAGGATCGCCACCATCAGCGCGGGTTTGACCAGCGGCAAGGTGATGTGGATGAACTGTTGCCAGCGGTTCGCGCCGTCGACGCGCGCCGCCTCGTAGACCCCGCCCGGAATCATCTGCAACCCGGCGAGGATGAGCAGCGCCATGAATGGCGTGGTCTTCCAGATGTCGGCGATGATGACCGCGACCTTCGAGTAGACCGGGTCGGTGGTCCACGAGATCGTCGTCCCAAACAGCGAGTCGAGGATGCCGTTGGCGATGCCGCGGTCGGCGAAGATGAACGCCCACAGCTTCGCGGTGACGGCGGTGGGGATGGCCCACGGGACGAGAACCGCGGCGCGCAGCAGGGCGCGGCCCCAGATGTTCTTGCCCATGATCACGGCCATCCAGAAGCCGAGGATCGTCTCGATCGTCACGGTCACGATCGTGAACAGCGCGGTGTTGCGCACGGCCGGCCAGAAGTCGGTGGCCGAGGAGCCCGGCGCACAGGTCTGTGTCGCGCCGGTGGGGGTCGTGCAGGACTGGGTGATCCAGTACAGGTAGTGCTGCAGGC
It encodes the following:
- a CDS encoding carbohydrate ABC transporter permease; the protein is MSTTQTGESEKYPSPESGVRSGADGPIPAPKKKFDWRPVLFVGPAIILLAIIIGYPITRAVYLSFLADRQLDPETGRFVTGGFAGLQHYLYWITQSCTTPTGATQTCAPGSSATDFWPAVRNTALFTIVTVTIETILGFWMAVIMGKNIWGRALLRAAVLVPWAIPTAVTAKLWAFIFADRGIANGILDSLFGTTISWTTDPVYSKVAVIIADIWKTTPFMALLILAGLQMIPGGVYEAARVDGANRWQQFIHITLPLVKPALMVAILFRTLDALRMYDLPVILISGNSNSPTATISQLVVNEIRLGNANNASALSTLIFLLIFVVAFVMVKFLGANVVEESTERPKKKDEVEA